In a genomic window of Microterricola viridarii:
- a CDS encoding HhH-GPD-type base excision DNA repair protein, producing MNMYLTGDAASDALLDSSPLALLLGMQLDQQVTMETAFAGPEKLRQRLGTLDAATIAHYDPEAFVEICRQTPAVHRFPGSMAARMQELCGIIERDWGGDAEAIWTAPTADGSAPSGAEVLKRLKQLPGFGDQKARIFLALLGKQRGLQAAGWREAAGPYGEEGSCHSVADITDAETLARVREAKKAAKAAAKKA from the coding sequence ATGAACATGTACTTGACCGGGGATGCGGCCAGCGACGCACTGCTGGACTCCAGCCCGTTGGCACTGCTGCTCGGCATGCAGCTCGACCAGCAGGTGACCATGGAGACGGCGTTCGCCGGGCCGGAGAAGCTGCGGCAGCGACTCGGCACGCTGGACGCCGCGACGATCGCCCACTACGACCCGGAGGCGTTCGTCGAGATCTGTCGGCAGACCCCGGCCGTGCACCGCTTCCCCGGTTCGATGGCGGCCAGGATGCAGGAGCTGTGCGGCATCATCGAGCGAGACTGGGGCGGCGACGCCGAGGCGATCTGGACGGCCCCGACCGCCGACGGCAGCGCCCCGAGCGGGGCCGAGGTGCTCAAGCGGCTGAAGCAGCTGCCCGGCTTCGGCGACCAGAAGGCCCGCATCTTCCTGGCGCTGCTCGGCAAGCAGCGCGGGCTGCAGGCCGCCGGTTGGCGGGAGGCGGCCGGGCCGTACGGCGAGGAGGGCTCCTGCCACTCGGTCGCCGACATCACGGATGCCGAGACGCTCGCCCGGGTGCGCGAGGCGAAGAAGGCGGCCAAGGCGGCGGCGAAGAAGGCGTAG
- a CDS encoding malate dehydrogenase, translating to MANSQTPVTVTLTGAGGQIGYALLFRIASGQMLGADVPVRLRLLEIPQGLKAAEGAALELQDAAFPLLAGVDVTDDATAAFDGVNVALLVGARPRGPGMERADLLAANGGIFGPQGAAINAGAADDVRVVVVGNPANTNALIASAHAPDVPAERFTALTRLDHNRALGQLAAALDAPVGGLRDVTIWGNHSASQYPDVSHATLDGAPVLPLLAERLGGADAAERWLAEEFIPRVAKRGAEIIEVRGSSSVGSAASATIDHVRDWVGGTSPGAGWTSVALPSDGSYGVPEGLISSFPVESVDGQLRIVQGLAVSKFSRARIDASVAELAGERDAVRALGLL from the coding sequence ATGGCGAACTCACAGACTCCCGTTACCGTCACACTCACCGGGGCCGGCGGCCAGATCGGCTACGCGCTGCTGTTCCGCATCGCGTCCGGGCAGATGCTCGGCGCCGATGTGCCGGTGCGGCTCAGGCTGCTCGAGATCCCGCAGGGTCTGAAGGCGGCGGAGGGCGCGGCGCTCGAACTGCAGGACGCCGCCTTCCCGCTGCTGGCCGGCGTCGACGTGACGGATGACGCCACGGCCGCCTTCGACGGGGTGAACGTCGCTCTGCTCGTCGGCGCGCGCCCGCGCGGCCCCGGGATGGAGCGGGCAGACCTGCTGGCGGCCAACGGCGGCATCTTCGGGCCACAGGGCGCCGCGATCAACGCCGGCGCCGCCGACGACGTCCGGGTCGTCGTGGTCGGCAACCCGGCGAACACGAACGCGCTCATCGCGAGCGCGCACGCGCCGGACGTGCCGGCCGAGCGCTTCACGGCGCTCACCCGACTGGACCACAACCGGGCGCTCGGGCAGCTCGCCGCCGCACTGGACGCGCCGGTCGGCGGCCTCCGCGATGTCACCATCTGGGGCAACCACTCGGCGTCGCAGTACCCCGACGTCTCGCATGCGACGCTCGACGGGGCGCCCGTGCTCCCCCTGCTCGCGGAGCGCCTCGGCGGGGCGGATGCCGCAGAGCGCTGGCTGGCCGAGGAGTTCATCCCGCGGGTGGCGAAGCGCGGCGCGGAGATCATCGAGGTGCGCGGCTCCTCGTCTGTGGGCTCGGCCGCCTCGGCCACGATCGACCATGTCCGCGACTGGGTGGGCGGCACCTCCCCCGGCGCCGGCTGGACCTCGGTCGCGCTGCCCTCCGACGGCTCCTACGGCGTACCGGAGGGGCTGATCAGCTCGTTCCCCGTCGAGTCGGTCGACGGGCAGCTGCGCATCGTGCAGGGCCTGGCGGTCTCGAAGTTCTCCCGCGCGCGCATCGACGCCTCGGTCGCCGAGCTCGCCGGCGAGCGTGACGCCGTCCGCGCCCTCGGCCTGCTCTGA
- a CDS encoding Gfo/Idh/MocA family protein produces MSSALRVAVIGAGYWGPNLARNFHNSADWELAAICDLDAGRAEALARRFTGTAAVSELSAVLEDPDIDAVAIATPARTHHAIATAALTAGKHVLVEKPLADSGLHGRSMAEMAERCGLVLMADHTYCYTPAVMKIRELIEAGELGDILFIDSVRINLGLIQPDVDVLWDLAPHDLSIIDFILPGGLRPLSVSAQGADPLGAGKACIGYLTLPLANGAVAHVHVNWLSPTKIRTMIIGGSKRTLVWDDLNPQQRVSVYDRGVDLQTQRVGGVDRRAAMVSYRLGDTWSPALVEREPLDAMAAEFAASIREGRAPRTDAGSGLRVLEVLEAASRSLAEAAAPPRGPEDPAARALVGELA; encoded by the coding sequence GTGAGTTCTGCATTGCGAGTAGCGGTGATCGGCGCCGGATACTGGGGCCCCAACCTGGCGCGCAACTTCCATAACAGCGCGGATTGGGAGCTTGCGGCCATCTGCGATCTGGATGCCGGCCGCGCCGAGGCCCTGGCCAGGCGTTTCACCGGCACGGCAGCGGTCAGCGAGTTGAGCGCCGTGCTCGAGGACCCGGACATCGACGCGGTGGCGATTGCCACCCCGGCGCGCACGCACCACGCCATTGCGACGGCGGCGCTGACCGCCGGCAAGCACGTGCTGGTCGAGAAGCCACTCGCGGACAGCGGCCTCCACGGACGCAGCATGGCCGAGATGGCGGAGCGCTGCGGCCTCGTTCTGATGGCCGACCACACCTACTGCTACACGCCGGCTGTGATGAAGATCCGCGAGCTGATCGAGGCGGGCGAGCTCGGCGACATCCTGTTCATCGACTCGGTGCGCATCAACCTGGGCCTGATCCAGCCGGACGTCGACGTGTTGTGGGATCTGGCCCCGCACGACCTGTCGATCATCGACTTCATCCTGCCGGGCGGGCTCCGCCCGCTCAGCGTCTCGGCGCAGGGCGCCGACCCCTTGGGCGCCGGAAAGGCGTGCATCGGCTATCTCACCCTGCCGTTGGCGAACGGCGCCGTCGCCCACGTGCACGTCAACTGGCTCAGCCCGACGAAGATCCGCACGATGATCATCGGCGGTTCCAAGAGGACCCTCGTCTGGGACGACCTGAACCCGCAGCAGCGGGTCAGCGTGTACGACCGCGGCGTCGACCTGCAGACGCAGCGCGTCGGCGGGGTCGACCGCAGGGCGGCGATGGTCTCCTACCGTCTGGGCGACACCTGGTCGCCCGCCCTCGTCGAGCGGGAACCGCTCGACGCAATGGCCGCGGAGTTCGCGGCGAGCATCCGCGAGGGGCGCGCCCCGCGCACTGATGCGGGGTCAGGGCTGCGCGTGCTCGAGGTGCTGGAGGCCGCCAGCCGCAGCCTGGCGGAGGCGGCAGCGCCACCCCGGGGCCCCGAGGACCCCGCGGCGCGGGCACTGGTCGGCGAGCTGGCATGA
- a CDS encoding NAD-dependent epimerase/dehydratase family protein, giving the protein MTRLEGARVLVTGGAGTIGSTIVDQLIEAGAAHVDVLDNFVRGRLANLEPALQSGRVSVIDGDIRDAELLHKATAGKQLVFHQAAIRITQCAEEPRLAHDVLSTGTFNVLEAAVAAGVEKVVSASSASVYGLAEEFPTTERHHHHNNDTIYGAAKSYGEGLLRSFRAMSGLNYVALRYFNVYGPRMDVHGLYTEVLVRWMERIADGKPPLIFGDGLQTMDFVFTTDIARANLAAAASPSVEGVFNVASGTETTLLGLAEALLDVMGSELSVEHGPERAVNGVSRRLADTSSARDQLGFEARVDLHDGLRQLVEWWEPQREEIAAGRVGAP; this is encoded by the coding sequence ATGACCAGGCTCGAGGGCGCCCGTGTCTTGGTCACGGGCGGGGCCGGCACCATCGGCTCGACGATCGTCGACCAGCTGATCGAGGCAGGCGCCGCCCATGTCGACGTGCTCGACAATTTTGTGCGCGGGCGTCTGGCGAACCTGGAGCCCGCGCTGCAGAGCGGCCGCGTCTCGGTGATCGACGGCGACATCCGCGACGCCGAGCTGCTGCACAAGGCGACCGCCGGCAAGCAGCTGGTGTTCCACCAGGCAGCGATCCGCATCACGCAGTGTGCGGAGGAGCCCCGCCTCGCCCATGATGTGCTCTCGACCGGCACCTTCAACGTGCTCGAGGCCGCCGTGGCAGCCGGGGTCGAGAAGGTGGTGTCGGCGTCGAGCGCCTCGGTGTACGGCCTGGCCGAGGAGTTCCCCACCACAGAGCGCCACCACCACCACAACAACGACACCATCTACGGCGCGGCCAAGTCCTACGGCGAGGGGCTGCTGCGCAGCTTCCGGGCGATGTCCGGGCTGAACTACGTTGCCCTGCGCTACTTCAACGTGTACGGGCCGCGGATGGATGTGCACGGCCTGTACACCGAGGTGCTGGTGCGGTGGATGGAGCGCATCGCCGACGGCAAACCGCCGCTGATCTTCGGCGACGGCCTGCAAACGATGGACTTCGTCTTCACCACGGACATCGCCAGGGCGAACCTCGCCGCTGCCGCGAGCCCCAGCGTGGAGGGTGTGTTCAACGTGGCGAGCGGGACCGAGACCACCCTGCTCGGCCTGGCCGAGGCGCTGCTGGACGTCATGGGGTCGGAGCTGTCGGTTGAGCACGGGCCGGAGCGGGCCGTCAACGGCGTCTCGCGCCGCCTCGCCGACACCAGCTCCGCGCGCGATCAGCTCGGCTTCGAGGCGCGCGTCGACCTGCACGATGGGCTGCGGCAACTGGTGGAGTGGTGGGAGCCGCAGCGCGAGGAGATCGCCGCGGGGCGGGTAGGTGCACCATGA
- a CDS encoding DegT/DnrJ/EryC1/StrS family aminotransferase — MSRINVMKPWMGSEEVLALAEVIASGWVAQGPRVAEFEAQFAEAMDAAHAVATSNCTTALHLALLVAGVGQGDEVVVPSFSFIATANAPSYVGARPVFIDVDPLTGCVTAEGVAAAITPRTRAVIVVDQGGVPVDIDPIRALCDPLGIVVIEDAACGAGSNYKGRPVGAGAVLTTWSFHPRKLLTTGEGGMLTTSNPEWAARARRLREHAMSVSAADRQASLLAPAEEYVEIGFNYRMTDLQAAVGIVQLGRLPEIVRRRRELARAYTEALADIDGLRPVADPEWGTSNFQSYWVEVEEGFPLGREELLEALASAGISARRGIMAAHRQPAYQGVEVGAESLRVTERLTDNTLILPLFHQLEDEEQSRVLAVLSDSARGEFS; from the coding sequence ATGAGCCGCATCAACGTGATGAAGCCGTGGATGGGCAGCGAGGAGGTGCTCGCGCTCGCCGAGGTCATCGCATCGGGCTGGGTCGCCCAGGGTCCCCGGGTGGCCGAGTTCGAGGCGCAGTTCGCCGAGGCCATGGATGCCGCGCATGCCGTCGCGACCTCGAACTGCACCACGGCGCTCCACCTGGCACTGCTCGTTGCCGGCGTCGGGCAGGGCGACGAGGTGGTCGTGCCCTCCTTCTCCTTCATCGCCACGGCAAACGCCCCCAGCTATGTGGGCGCCCGGCCGGTCTTCATCGATGTCGACCCGCTCACGGGCTGTGTCACCGCGGAGGGCGTCGCGGCCGCGATCACCCCGCGCACCCGCGCGGTCATCGTTGTCGACCAGGGCGGCGTTCCGGTGGACATCGACCCGATTCGCGCGCTGTGCGACCCGCTCGGCATCGTCGTGATCGAGGATGCCGCCTGCGGGGCCGGCTCGAATTACAAGGGGCGTCCCGTCGGAGCGGGCGCCGTGCTCACGACATGGTCGTTCCACCCCCGCAAGCTGCTGACGACCGGCGAGGGCGGCATGCTCACGACCTCGAACCCGGAGTGGGCCGCGCGGGCCAGGCGGCTGCGCGAGCACGCGATGAGCGTCTCGGCCGCCGACCGGCAGGCCAGCCTGCTGGCGCCGGCGGAGGAGTACGTCGAGATCGGCTTCAACTATCGGATGACGGACCTCCAGGCCGCCGTCGGCATCGTCCAGCTGGGGCGGCTGCCCGAGATCGTGCGGCGGCGGAGGGAACTCGCGCGCGCCTACACGGAGGCGCTGGCCGACATCGACGGGCTCCGCCCCGTCGCCGACCCCGAGTGGGGAACATCGAACTTCCAGTCCTATTGGGTCGAGGTCGAGGAGGGCTTCCCGCTCGGCCGCGAGGAGCTGCTCGAGGCGCTGGCCTCTGCCGGGATATCGGCCAGGCGCGGCATCATGGCCGCACACCGCCAGCCCGCATACCAGGGGGTCGAGGTGGGCGCGGAATCGCTGCGGGTGACCGAACGCCTGACCGACAACACGCTCATCCTGCCGCTCTTCCACCAGCTCGAAGACGAGGAGCAGAGCCGGGTGCTCGCGGTGCTGAGCGATTCCGCGCGCGGGGAGTTCTCGTGA
- a CDS encoding acetyltransferase → MIDLVLLAASGLARELAAADLGEARIIGVLDDDADLHGTECAGLPILGGLDRAQELDAQFVLCIGSGRARREVLSRLGRLGIGEERFARAVDGSVRVPPSCRIGAGSIVLAGTVLTTDAAVGSHVVIMPNVTLTHDTIVEDFATLAAGVTLGGAVRVGEAAYLGMNASVRQGVSIGRDAVVGMGAAVLQSVPAGQVWAGVPARPIGHKGGES, encoded by the coding sequence GTGATCGACCTCGTGTTGTTGGCGGCGAGCGGCCTCGCCAGGGAGCTCGCGGCGGCCGATCTGGGCGAGGCGCGCATCATCGGCGTGCTCGACGACGACGCCGACCTGCACGGAACAGAATGCGCCGGCCTGCCCATCCTCGGGGGCCTCGACCGCGCCCAGGAGCTGGACGCGCAGTTCGTGCTGTGCATCGGCTCGGGTCGGGCCCGCCGGGAGGTGCTGTCCCGGCTCGGGCGGCTCGGCATTGGCGAGGAGCGCTTCGCGCGCGCCGTTGACGGCTCCGTGCGTGTGCCGCCGAGCTGCCGGATCGGGGCAGGAAGCATCGTGCTCGCCGGCACCGTGCTCACCACGGATGCCGCAGTGGGCAGCCACGTCGTGATCATGCCCAACGTCACCCTCACCCACGACACCATCGTGGAGGACTTCGCCACGCTCGCCGCCGGGGTGACACTCGGCGGCGCCGTGCGCGTGGGCGAGGCGGCCTACCTCGGCATGAACGCGTCGGTGCGGCAGGGCGTGAGCATCGGCCGCGACGCCGTCGTCGGGATGGGCGCCGCGGTGCTGCAGTCCGTTCCGGCCGGTCAGGTGTGGGCCGGTGTGCCCGCGCGGCCCATTGGACACAAGGGGGGAGAGTCATGA
- a CDS encoding DegT/DnrJ/EryC1/StrS family aminotransferase, protein MNGELTRVPMLDLAWQSAQIAQAVQTGFERVIAASAFIQGPDVAEFEREFAEYCGTGHVIGVANGTDALELALRAAGVGGGDEVIVPANSFVATAEAVLRAGARPVFADCDDNYLLDPASVAGALNPRTRAIAAVHLYGQAAPVEQLRALVGDDVVLLEDAAQAQGATRLGRRAGALGDVAGTSFYPGKNLGAYGDAGAVMTASDEVAGRVRALANHGGLRKYEHTLPGTNSRLDTLQAVVLRAKLALLDGWNADRRRLAARYDELLAAAERVRTPGTAEGNVHVFHQYVVRVPERDRVVAELNALGIGVGVHYPLPIHQLPAFSAFAPRPGAVPSAEAGAPELMSLPIYPGLSEQQQDAVVDGLLSVLRH, encoded by the coding sequence ATGAACGGTGAACTGACGAGGGTCCCGATGTTGGACCTGGCGTGGCAGAGCGCACAGATCGCGCAGGCCGTGCAGACCGGATTCGAGCGGGTGATCGCTGCATCCGCGTTCATCCAGGGCCCGGATGTCGCAGAGTTCGAGCGCGAGTTCGCCGAGTACTGCGGCACCGGGCACGTCATCGGCGTCGCCAACGGCACCGATGCCCTCGAACTGGCACTGCGCGCGGCGGGAGTGGGAGGCGGCGACGAGGTGATCGTGCCAGCCAACAGCTTCGTCGCCACCGCGGAGGCCGTGCTGCGCGCCGGGGCGCGTCCCGTGTTCGCCGACTGCGACGACAACTACCTGCTCGACCCGGCCAGCGTGGCCGGGGCACTCAACCCGCGCACCCGTGCCATCGCCGCCGTGCACCTGTACGGCCAGGCCGCCCCCGTCGAGCAGCTGCGCGCCCTCGTCGGCGATGACGTTGTCCTCCTCGAAGACGCCGCGCAGGCGCAGGGCGCGACACGCCTGGGGCGTCGGGCCGGCGCGCTCGGCGACGTGGCCGGCACGAGTTTCTACCCAGGCAAGAACCTCGGCGCCTACGGCGACGCGGGGGCGGTCATGACGGCATCCGACGAAGTGGCCGGCCGGGTGCGGGCCCTCGCCAACCACGGCGGGCTGCGCAAGTACGAGCACACCCTCCCCGGCACCAACTCGCGGCTCGACACCCTGCAGGCCGTCGTGCTCCGGGCCAAGCTCGCCCTCCTCGACGGCTGGAACGCCGACCGGCGCAGGCTGGCCGCGCGCTACGACGAGCTGCTCGCCGCGGCGGAGCGGGTGCGCACGCCCGGCACCGCGGAGGGCAATGTGCACGTGTTCCACCAGTACGTGGTGCGTGTGCCCGAGCGCGATCGCGTCGTGGCCGAGCTCAACGCCCTCGGCATCGGCGTCGGGGTGCACTACCCCCTGCCCATCCACCAGCTGCCGGCATTCAGCGCCTTCGCCCCGCGCCCCGGAGCAGTTCCCTCCGCCGAGGCGGGCGCGCCTGAGCTCATGTCGCTTCCGATCTACCCCGGCCTCAGCGAGCAGCAACAGGACGCCGTCGTCGACGGCCTCCTGTCTGTGCTCCGGCACTAG
- the lhgO gene encoding L-2-hydroxyglutarate oxidase produces MAASVTIIGGGIVGLALAERMSRTMAVTLLEKEPEWAAHQTGHNSGVIHGGPYYAPGSLKARLCVAGNRSMVAFAAENDIAHAVTGKLIVATDAAELPRLRSLAERAHANGVPARMISAAEALEREPHVNAVGALHVLSTGIIDYAAVSRALARRAEAAGAQLIRSARAVAIRTSATGAVVEHSKGEAVSELLINCAGLHADRVARLAGINPPVRIVPFRGEYYELAPERRSLVNGLIYPVPAPELPFLGVHLTRMIDGTVHAGPNAVLALAREGYSWARVNPRDVVETLGYPGFLRMAGRNLGTGAGEIARSLSVRRFARSLARLVPEIGPSDIVRAGSGVRAQAVRRDGSMVDDFVLHRAPRQLHVLNAPSPAATSALEIARLIMAEVVPS; encoded by the coding sequence ATGGCTGCGTCGGTCACAATCATCGGGGGCGGGATCGTCGGGCTTGCGCTCGCCGAGCGGATGTCGCGCACGATGGCGGTGACGCTGCTGGAGAAGGAGCCCGAGTGGGCCGCCCACCAGACCGGCCACAACTCCGGGGTGATCCACGGCGGCCCCTACTATGCGCCGGGCAGTCTCAAAGCCCGGCTGTGCGTCGCGGGCAACCGCTCGATGGTGGCGTTCGCCGCCGAGAATGACATCGCCCACGCGGTCACAGGCAAGCTGATCGTGGCAACGGATGCCGCGGAGCTGCCTCGACTGCGGTCGCTCGCCGAACGAGCGCACGCCAACGGCGTGCCCGCACGCATGATCAGTGCCGCCGAGGCGCTCGAGCGCGAGCCGCACGTGAACGCCGTCGGCGCGCTGCACGTGCTGAGCACCGGGATCATCGACTATGCGGCCGTCAGTCGCGCCCTCGCCCGGCGGGCGGAGGCGGCGGGCGCCCAGTTGATCCGCTCGGCGCGGGCCGTGGCGATCCGCACCTCGGCGACGGGCGCCGTGGTGGAGCACAGCAAGGGCGAGGCGGTGTCGGAGCTACTGATCAACTGCGCCGGCCTGCATGCCGACCGGGTGGCGCGCCTGGCCGGCATCAACCCGCCGGTGCGCATCGTGCCTTTCCGGGGCGAGTACTACGAGCTCGCCCCCGAGCGGCGATCCCTCGTCAACGGCCTCATCTACCCCGTGCCCGCCCCGGAGCTGCCGTTCCTCGGCGTGCACCTCACCCGCATGATCGACGGAACGGTGCACGCCGGGCCGAACGCGGTGCTGGCCCTCGCCCGCGAGGGCTACTCGTGGGCGCGCGTCAATCCGCGGGACGTCGTCGAGACTCTCGGGTATCCGGGCTTCCTGCGGATGGCTGGCCGCAACCTCGGCACCGGTGCGGGAGAGATCGCCCGCTCGCTGTCCGTGCGCCGCTTCGCCCGCAGCCTCGCCCGGCTGGTTCCCGAGATCGGTCCGTCCGACATCGTGCGGGCCGGCTCCGGCGTCCGCGCCCAGGCGGTGCGCCGCGACGGCTCCATGGTCGACGACTTCGTGCTGCACCGGGCCCCCCGGCAGTTGCACGTGCTCAACGCGCCGTCGCCGGCGGCGACGAGCGCCTTGGAGATCGCCCGGTTGATCATGGCAGAGGTGGTGCCCTCGTGA